In Hydrogenimonas thermophila, a genomic segment contains:
- the dapB gene encoding 4-hydroxy-tetrahydrodipicolinate reductase, which produces MLKVGVYGANGRVGQLLVKNLTEDSETQVAALCERDKIDYHAPEGSLVTNDAKIFLDSCEAAIDFTVPEATEALLKAALKRPRPLVIGTTGLNDAQRALLEEASEIMPILYATNMSAGIALLKKLVQMTAEKLGDFDIEIVEQHHRYKKDAPSGTALTLAEFAAKGRGLDLEKVRVSGRDGITGERSKDEIGVMAIRGGDVVGRHTVGFYNDGEFIELNHTATSRETFSKGAVRACKWLVNQPAGLYDISDCLGL; this is translated from the coding sequence ATGTTAAAAGTTGGAGTCTATGGAGCCAATGGACGTGTTGGTCAGTTGCTGGTAAAAAATTTGACAGAAGATTCAGAAACACAGGTTGCTGCATTATGTGAAAGAGATAAAATTGATTATCATGCACCTGAAGGTTCATTAGTAACAAATGATGCCAAAATCTTTCTAGATAGTTGTGAAGCTGCAATAGACTTTACAGTACCTGAAGCTACTGAAGCACTTTTAAAAGCAGCGCTAAAGCGACCTAGACCTTTAGTCATAGGAACTACAGGGCTAAATGATGCTCAAAGAGCACTTCTTGAAGAGGCAAGTGAAATTATGCCTATTCTTTACGCAACAAATATGTCAGCTGGAATTGCTCTTTTGAAAAAATTGGTACAAATGACAGCAGAAAAACTTGGTGATTTTGATATTGAGATAGTTGAACAGCATCATAGATATAAAAAAGATGCTCCAAGCGGTACTGCACTTACGCTTGCAGAGTTTGCTGCTAAAGGAAGAGGGCTCGACCTTGAAAAGGTACGTGTCAGTGGTCGTGATGGCATAACAGGTGAGCGTAGCAAAGATGAGATTGGCGTAATGGCAATCCGTGGTGGAGATGTTGTAGGTCGCCATACTGTTGGTTTTTATAATGATGGTGAGTTTATTGAATTAAATCATACTGCTACCAGCAGAGAGACTTTCTCTAAAGGTGCAGTGCGTGCCTGTAAATGGTTGGTAAATCAGCCTGCAGGTCTTTATGATATCAGTGATTGTCTGGGATTGTAA
- the trxB gene encoding thioredoxin-disulfide reductase has translation MLDLAIIGGGPAGLTAGLYATRGGLENVVMYEKGMPGGAITQSSEVENYPGITEVVTGMELMQDWPKQCMRFGLKHEMAEVTRISRPDGLIFKIELSDGKVEEAKSVIVCTGSTPRRAGFKGEDEFFGRGVSTCATCDGFFYKGKEVAVIGGGDTALEEALYLANICSKVYLVHRRDEFRAAPSTVKRVNENEKIELVLNAVPDEVYGDAMGVNGLKVKKNSGETIDLPVPGVFVFVGNNVNNGVLKQEDGSFLCEINERGEVIVDLTMKTSEKGLFAAGDIRVMAAKQVVCAAGDGATAAIGAIEYVEHLKRENIC, from the coding sequence ATGCTGGATTTGGCGATTATAGGAGGCGGTCCTGCTGGTTTGACAGCTGGATTGTATGCAACCCGTGGTGGACTTGAAAATGTTGTAATGTATGAAAAAGGTATGCCAGGAGGAGCCATAACACAAAGTAGTGAAGTTGAGAACTATCCTGGCATTACAGAAGTAGTCACTGGAATGGAATTAATGCAGGATTGGCCTAAGCAGTGTATGCGTTTCGGTCTCAAGCATGAGATGGCAGAAGTTACACGCATAAGTCGTCCTGACGGTTTAATTTTTAAGATAGAACTTAGTGATGGAAAAGTTGAAGAGGCAAAAAGTGTAATTGTTTGTACGGGAAGTACTCCTAGAAGAGCAGGCTTTAAAGGTGAAGATGAGTTTTTTGGTCGTGGAGTGAGTACTTGTGCAACGTGTGACGGCTTTTTTTATAAAGGTAAAGAGGTTGCAGTCATAGGTGGAGGAGATACTGCACTTGAAGAGGCGCTATATTTGGCAAATATCTGCTCAAAAGTATATCTTGTTCATCGCAGAGATGAATTTAGAGCAGCTCCTTCAACAGTAAAGCGTGTAAATGAGAATGAAAAGATTGAATTGGTACTTAATGCCGTTCCTGATGAGGTTTACGGCGATGCTATGGGAGTTAACGGACTTAAAGTAAAGAAAAATAGTGGTGAAACTATTGATTTGCCAGTGCCAGGTGTTTTTGTTTTTGTTGGGAATAATGTTAATAATGGAGTTTTAAAACAAGAGGATGGCTCTTTTTTGTGTGAAATAAATGAGCGGGGTGAAGTAATAGTAGATTTAACTATGAAAACAAGTGAAAAAGGGCTTTTTGCTGCGGGTGATATTCGAGTAATGGCTGCAAAGCAGGTTGTCTGTGCTGCCGGTGATGGTGCTACAGCCGCTATCGGTGCAATAGAGTATGTTGAACATCTTAAACGGGAGAATATATGTTAA
- a CDS encoding TIGR01212 family radical SAM protein (This family includes YhcC from E. coli K-12, an uncharacterized radical SAM protein.): MKKVFTIGRYFRKKFGEDVYKVPLNIQGFTCPNIDGTVAKGGCTFCLNESFSPNLAKPSKKFYLNPKSNENPLLEKQLEQVRIQYSATSKRLAGKYGVKKFLAYFQSFTNTYAPIDTLKALYEEALRQPGCIGLSIGTRSDSVTDEVLDYLVELSQKYEIWIEYGIQSIYDETLEKINRGHDSENVKRWIERSKSKGLNVCGHVIFGLPDENEKMMLDTVRESIKWGIDSIKIHPLYVVKNTALAVDYIKGKFEPIDEDTYIKLLVESIKMLPSNISIQRVTAGIGDDSLLAPEWCRNKHKQMKHIRAALKDEGYIY; this comes from the coding sequence GTGAAAAAAGTATTTACTATTGGACGCTATTTTCGCAAGAAATTTGGCGAAGATGTTTATAAAGTACCTCTTAATATTCAGGGATTTACATGTCCAAATATAGACGGTACTGTCGCTAAAGGAGGGTGTACTTTTTGCTTAAATGAATCATTCAGTCCAAATCTTGCCAAGCCATCAAAAAAATTTTATCTTAATCCTAAAAGCAATGAAAACCCTCTGCTAGAAAAACAGTTAGAGCAGGTACGCATTCAGTATAGTGCTACATCAAAGAGATTAGCAGGAAAGTATGGTGTCAAAAAATTTTTAGCTTATTTTCAATCTTTTACAAACACTTATGCTCCAATAGATACATTAAAAGCACTCTATGAAGAGGCACTAAGACAACCTGGATGTATAGGTCTTAGCATTGGTACTCGAAGTGACAGTGTAACTGATGAGGTTTTAGACTATTTGGTTGAGCTTTCACAAAAGTATGAGATATGGATCGAGTATGGAATCCAATCTATTTATGATGAAACACTTGAAAAAATAAATCGTGGACACGACAGTGAAAATGTAAAGAGATGGATAGAACGCAGTAAATCAAAAGGTCTTAATGTTTGTGGGCATGTTATATTTGGATTGCCTGACGAGAATGAGAAAATGATGCTTGATACAGTCAGAGAATCTATTAAATGGGGAATAGATTCAATCAAAATACACCCTCTTTATGTAGTTAAAAATACAGCTCTTGCAGTTGATTATATCAAGGGAAAATTTGAACCTATAGATGAAGATACGTATATCAAACTACTAGTAGAGTCAATTAAAATGTTGCCTTCAAATATAAGTATACAACGAGTAACAGCTGGAATAGGTGATGATTCTCTATTGGCTCCTGAATGGTGTCGAAATAAGCATAAGCAGATGAAGCATATTAGAGCTGCTTTAAAAGATGAAGGATATATCTATTAA
- a CDS encoding branched-chain amino acid transaminase has translation MKKADTIWMNGKLIPWDEANVHVLTHTLHYGNGVFEGTRAYKTDKGLAIFRLRDHTKRLLNSAKITMIKSPYTLEELENAQIELLQKNSFESNVYIRPLIYLGYGIMGLYHVKAPVEVAIAAWEWGSYLGDDGLENGIRVKISSFARNSVKSTMGKAKAVANYLNSQMAKFEALESGYEEALLLDDEGFIAEGSGECFFIVRDGKIITPPNDNSLESITQATVIELAQKLGYTVEHRRITRDEVYIADEAFFTGTAAEVTPVREVDARIIGEGKRGPVTEHLQKEYFDVVYGRNKDFEHYLTYI, from the coding sequence ATGAAAAAAGCTGATACCATCTGGATGAACGGCAAATTAATTCCATGGGATGAGGCAAATGTCCATGTCCTTACACACACACTGCACTACGGTAACGGCGTATTTGAAGGAACACGTGCATACAAAACTGACAAAGGTTTAGCGATTTTTCGTTTACGTGATCACACTAAACGTCTCTTAAACTCTGCAAAGATTACAATGATCAAATCTCCTTATACTCTTGAAGAGTTAGAAAATGCACAGATAGAGCTTTTACAAAAAAATAGTTTTGAAAGTAATGTTTATATACGTCCTTTAATATATCTTGGCTATGGTATTATGGGCTTGTACCATGTAAAAGCGCCTGTAGAGGTAGCTATAGCAGCATGGGAGTGGGGTAGCTATCTTGGTGATGATGGATTAGAAAACGGAATTCGAGTTAAAATCTCTTCATTTGCAAGAAACTCTGTAAAATCAACTATGGGTAAGGCTAAAGCTGTAGCAAACTATCTAAACAGCCAAATGGCTAAGTTTGAAGCTTTAGAATCAGGGTATGAAGAGGCTTTACTTTTAGACGATGAAGGGTTTATTGCTGAAGGAAGTGGTGAGTGTTTCTTTATAGTACGTGATGGTAAAATAATCACTCCACCAAATGACAACTCTCTTGAGTCAATCACTCAAGCAACTGTCATTGAGTTGGCACAAAAACTTGGATACACTGTAGAACATAGACGCATTACACGAGATGAAGTCTATATTGCTGATGAAGCATTCTTTACTGGAACGGCGGCAGAAGTTACTCCTGTTCGTGAAGTTGACGCACGAATTATTGGTGAAGGAAAACGAGGACCGGTTACGGAACATTTACAAAAAGAATATTTTGATGTTGTCTATGGACGCAACAAAGATTTTGAACACTATTTGACATATATCTAA
- a CDS encoding DUF2393 family protein, whose protein sequence is MTYMTILHWLSLLFFIGLFILLVFLSKKEKRRNVFWSMVFASFLVTSTAAVFTIFVLDKYTKKAKLLSIESHRLLRTEEIVFKGKVANVGKFKIGQCKLTIKMINNPVSASSLGQGQIFTPSGLEFFKPKEKKKERKNTILEEFVVAKNLKPREIRYFTVRMKFPPYFTKSKLIYKLNCH, encoded by the coding sequence ATGACATATATGACTATACTTCACTGGCTATCTTTACTATTTTTCATAGGACTTTTTATTCTATTAGTTTTTCTTTCAAAAAAAGAGAAACGACGTAATGTCTTTTGGTCTATGGTATTTGCATCTTTTTTAGTAACATCTACAGCAGCGGTTTTTACCATATTTGTGCTTGATAAATATACTAAAAAGGCTAAACTTTTATCAATCGAAAGTCATAGACTCCTTAGAACAGAAGAGATTGTATTTAAAGGAAAAGTTGCTAATGTTGGAAAATTTAAAATTGGTCAATGCAAACTAACAATTAAAATGATCAATAACCCAGTAAGTGCATCAAGCCTTGGTCAAGGACAAATTTTTACTCCATCTGGACTTGAGTTTTTTAAACCAAAAGAGAAGAAAAAAGAGAGAAAAAATACAATATTAGAAGAGTTTGTAGTAGCAAAAAATTTAAAACCACGTGAAATAAGGTATTTCACTGTTAGAATGAAGTTTCCGCCATATTTTACAAAATCAAAATTGATATATAAACTAAACTGTCACTAA
- the trxA gene encoding thioredoxin — MGKYVELTSSNFDETVKEGVTLVDFWAPWCGPCRMIAPVIEELAAEYEGKATIAKVNTDEEQDLAVKFGIRSIPSILFFKDGQVVDQMVGAASKQAFAEKLDSLIG; from the coding sequence ATGGGAAAATATGTTGAACTAACAAGCAGTAACTTTGATGAAACAGTTAAAGAGGGTGTAACTCTTGTAGACTTTTGGGCACCTTGGTGTGGACCTTGTCGTATGATTGCTCCTGTTATTGAAGAGTTGGCTGCTGAGTATGAAGGAAAAGCAACAATTGCTAAAGTTAACACTGATGAGGAGCAAGACCTTGCAGTTAAATTTGGTATTCGCTCTATTCCAAGCATTCTTTTCTTCAAAGATGGACAGGTTGTAGATCAAATGGTTGGTGCTGCTTCAAAGCAGGCATTTGCTGAAAAACTTGACTCTTTAATTGGCTAA
- the hisIE gene encoding bifunctional phosphoribosyl-AMP cyclohydrolase/phosphoribosyl-ATP diphosphatase HisIE: MIAIDWEKTPLIPAIVQDASTKEVLMLAYMNKEAYEKSKDTGYAHYYSRSRKRLWKKGESSGHTQEIVQMMLDCDGDTILLLVNQKGVACHTGRKSCFFTDIKKGETVGDAEVDTTALYGVIDTLYHTILERKNSDPKKSYTAKLLQGKENSMLKKIVEEAGELCFAVKDDNEEEIIYECADLTYHVLVALGKKEISPDRIKQELARRFGISGIEEKNSRNDG; encoded by the coding sequence ATGATAGCTATCGACTGGGAAAAAACTCCGCTTATTCCTGCCATTGTGCAGGATGCCTCTACTAAAGAGGTACTTATGCTTGCCTACATGAATAAAGAAGCTTATGAAAAGAGTAAAGATACTGGATATGCACACTACTATTCAAGAAGCCGAAAGCGGTTATGGAAAAAGGGTGAAAGCAGCGGTCATACCCAGGAGATCGTGCAAATGATGCTTGACTGTGATGGTGACACTATTCTTTTACTGGTAAACCAGAAAGGTGTCGCCTGTCACACTGGCAGAAAAAGCTGTTTCTTTACAGATATTAAAAAAGGTGAAACAGTTGGAGATGCTGAAGTAGATACTACAGCACTTTATGGAGTTATAGACACACTTTACCATACAATTTTAGAACGTAAAAACAGTGATCCAAAGAAATCTTATACCGCAAAGCTTTTACAAGGTAAAGAGAATAGTATGCTCAAAAAGATTGTTGAAGAAGCTGGTGAACTCTGTTTTGCTGTGAAAGATGATAATGAAGAAGAGATCATCTATGAATGTGCTGACTTAACTTACCATGTTTTAGTTGCTTTAGGGAAAAAAGAGATCTCACCAGATCGTATAAAGCAAGAACTTGCACGCAGATTTGGAATAAGTGGAATAGAAGAGAAAAACAGCAGAAATGATGGCTGA
- a CDS encoding YraN family protein, whose amino-acid sequence MSREVGNRAESLACNWLIEQGCQILDRNVYSRFGEIDIIAQKEGILHFIEVKSGTTFEPIYNITPAKIAKLLRSIQAYLKKYKLDIPYQLDALIVKGDQCEWIENITI is encoded by the coding sequence GTGAGTAGAGAAGTTGGCAACCGTGCAGAGAGTTTAGCCTGTAATTGGCTAATAGAGCAAGGTTGCCAAATTTTGGATCGTAATGTTTACTCAAGATTTGGTGAAATAGATATAATTGCCCAAAAAGAGGGTATTTTACACTTTATAGAGGTTAAAAGCGGAACAACTTTTGAACCAATCTACAATATCACCCCTGCAAAAATTGCCAAACTTCTAAGATCAATTCAAGCCTATTTGAAAAAATATAAGTTAGATATACCTTATCAGCTTGATGCACTCATTGTAAAAGGTGATCAGTGTGAGTGGATTGAAAATATTACAATTTAG
- a CDS encoding molybdopterin oxidoreductase family protein has protein sequence MNYTEVESVCTYCGVGCDIVAQVDDNKIHKITADKDGYVSQGKLCIKGKYGFDFVDSKERIRKPRIAKHFLEKNPHIKAKIEDSLEPLDENWFTTDLQTAVNAAAMKLMEIRKSYGDESFCAIGGARTSCESAYLFQKFTRDSMNSPHVDNCARVCHSPSLKGMRATIGEGAATNPYNDIYEAEFILIIGSNTTEAHPIVANRIIDVARLHDNVAVIDVREIKMMKYAKHKAVIPHEANLLVLNMMAYVILKDELYNKKFVESRTKGFEEYKEKILNDPYANPEFFKQVPGYEYLATLIPIIAREYALKKSMIFWGLGVTEHIDGSYAVMAITHLALLTGNIGKTGAGLMPLRGQNNVQGACDMGCLPYYEPDYQKPKKVGLMTPQLVDAMLEGKIKALLNMGEDIAHIHPNQNKIDKALNELEFIMVQELFMTEIAKRADIVIGVKSAYEKEGVYVNAMRRLHLSQPIVKSDLPDDWEVIKMLDNAMGGNYDYKTSEDVWNEVREVAHRRFSGASYLRLKRHRKRGLQWPVYTEDTPVLHLLDFRTEDGLGKFVYHQYQLRGMIEELMNGGVESGYYLTTGRTLPHYNNAAQTIQSEKLNNRYDEDILLVSEVDADRFPNTEYVILRSQYGESAPLRVKFTEKIKPNTLFTTFHHAKSRINYLFGDASDELILTAAFKSIKVEVLPA, from the coding sequence TTGAATTATACTGAAGTTGAGAGTGTTTGTACCTACTGTGGTGTTGGGTGCGATATTGTAGCACAGGTAGATGATAATAAAATTCATAAAATAACTGCTGACAAAGATGGTTATGTAAGTCAGGGGAAACTGTGTATCAAGGGTAAATACGGGTTTGACTTTGTTGATTCAAAAGAGCGTATTCGTAAGCCAAGAATTGCCAAACATTTTTTAGAGAAAAATCCACATATTAAAGCCAAAATAGAAGATTCTCTAGAACCATTAGATGAAAACTGGTTTACTACAGATTTGCAAACAGCTGTAAATGCAGCTGCAATGAAGTTGATGGAGATTCGAAAAAGTTATGGAGATGAGAGTTTTTGCGCCATAGGAGGAGCAAGAACAAGTTGTGAAAGTGCATACCTTTTTCAAAAATTTACCAGAGACTCTATGAACTCTCCGCACGTTGACAACTGTGCAAGGGTTTGTCACAGTCCAAGCCTTAAAGGTATGCGTGCTACTATTGGAGAAGGAGCAGCTACAAATCCTTACAATGATATTTACGAAGCTGAGTTTATACTAATTATTGGCTCTAATACTACTGAAGCACATCCAATTGTAGCCAATCGAATTATTGATGTAGCACGTCTTCACGATAATGTTGCTGTTATTGATGTTCGTGAAATTAAAATGATGAAATATGCCAAACATAAAGCAGTAATTCCTCATGAGGCAAATCTTCTTGTTTTAAATATGATGGCATATGTCATTTTAAAAGATGAACTCTATAACAAAAAGTTTGTTGAGAGTCGAACTAAAGGATTTGAAGAGTATAAAGAGAAGATTTTAAATGACCCATATGCCAATCCTGAGTTTTTCAAACAAGTTCCAGGGTATGAGTATTTGGCAACCTTGATCCCAATTATTGCACGAGAGTATGCTCTGAAAAAGTCAATGATATTTTGGGGACTTGGAGTTACAGAGCATATTGATGGAAGTTATGCTGTTATGGCAATTACCCATCTTGCTCTTTTGACAGGCAACATAGGAAAAACAGGTGCTGGGTTAATGCCTCTTCGTGGACAAAACAATGTCCAAGGTGCTTGTGATATGGGGTGTCTGCCCTACTATGAACCTGACTATCAGAAGCCAAAGAAAGTAGGGCTTATGACACCACAGCTTGTGGATGCAATGCTTGAAGGTAAGATCAAAGCACTTCTAAATATGGGAGAAGATATTGCTCATATTCACCCTAACCAAAACAAGATTGACAAAGCACTGAATGAACTAGAGTTTATAATGGTTCAAGAACTCTTTATGACAGAGATTGCAAAGCGTGCAGATATTGTCATAGGTGTTAAGTCAGCTTATGAAAAAGAGGGTGTTTATGTAAATGCAATGCGTCGTTTGCATCTCTCGCAACCAATTGTAAAAAGTGATCTCCCTGATGACTGGGAAGTAATTAAAATGCTTGACAATGCTATGGGTGGCAACTATGACTATAAAACGAGTGAAGATGTCTGGAATGAAGTTAGAGAGGTAGCACACAGAAGATTTAGTGGCGCAAGCTACCTTCGCCTTAAACGCCATAGAAAACGTGGGTTGCAGTGGCCTGTTTATACTGAAGACACTCCTGTTTTACATCTTCTTGACTTCCGTACAGAAGATGGACTGGGTAAGTTTGTCTATCACCAGTATCAATTACGAGGTATGATAGAAGAGTTGATGAATGGTGGTGTAGAGTCAGGTTACTATTTGACAACAGGTCGTACTTTGCCACACTACAATAATGCCGCCCAAACTATTCAAAGTGAAAAACTTAATAATCGTTATGATGAAGATATTTTACTAGTAAGTGAAGTGGATGCAGACCGTTTTCCTAATACTGAGTATGTAATTTTACGCTCTCAATATGGTGAATCTGCACCATTGCGTGTAAAGTTTACAGAAAAGATAAAGCCAAACACTCTTTTTACAACATTCCATCATGCAAAATCTCGTATTAACTATCTTTTTGGTGATGCAAGTGATGAGCTTATTCTTACAGCAGCATTTAAATCTATAAAAGTAGAAGTTCTACCAGCGTGA
- a CDS encoding prohibitin family protein: MPADMNDYFNKNRGVGGGDKQPPKPPQFIQDFSKKATVIYVLIVIAALLIFFKPFVIINSGEVGILKTAGKFNSEPLQPGFHLFIPAIQDVIVVDTKVRIVNYKALAGEGDFDRRGGVLIKPAIEVLDARGLPVTIELTVQYRLNPLRAPQTVAEWGLNWEEKIINPVVRDVVRNVIGQFKAEELPVKRNEIAIKIQTEIAKGIDKLEAVPVELVAVQLRSILLPPKIKDQIERVQIAKQEAERVKYEVLRAKQEAEKKAALARGTAEAKKIEAQGQADKIRIEAEAQAKANKLISDSLSEKLLVLKQIQVQGKFNEALKTNKDAKIFLTPGGAVPNIWLDSKDKQRSSSVGN; this comes from the coding sequence ATGCCAGCAGACATGAATGATTACTTCAATAAAAACAGAGGTGTTGGGGGAGGTGACAAACAACCACCAAAACCTCCACAGTTTATTCAGGATTTTAGCAAAAAGGCAACAGTAATTTATGTACTTATAGTTATTGCTGCATTGCTAATATTTTTCAAACCATTTGTTATTATTAACTCCGGTGAAGTTGGAATTTTAAAAACAGCAGGTAAGTTTAACAGTGAGCCATTACAACCGGGGTTTCATCTATTTATTCCTGCCATTCAGGATGTAATTGTAGTTGATACAAAGGTTCGTATTGTAAACTACAAAGCACTTGCCGGTGAAGGTGACTTTGACAGACGTGGCGGTGTACTAATTAAACCTGCTATAGAGGTACTTGATGCTAGAGGTTTACCAGTAACCATTGAGCTAACTGTTCAATATAGGTTGAACCCTTTGCGTGCACCTCAAACTGTTGCAGAGTGGGGATTAAACTGGGAAGAGAAGATCATAAACCCTGTAGTACGCGATGTTGTACGTAATGTCATAGGTCAATTTAAAGCTGAGGAGCTACCGGTTAAGCGTAATGAGATTGCTATTAAAATTCAAACAGAAATTGCAAAAGGAATTGATAAGCTAGAAGCTGTTCCTGTAGAGCTTGTTGCTGTTCAACTAAGATCTATTCTTCTACCTCCAAAAATCAAAGATCAGATCGAGCGTGTACAGATTGCAAAACAGGAAGCTGAACGTGTCAAATATGAGGTTTTAAGAGCAAAACAAGAGGCTGAAAAGAAAGCGGCACTTGCAAGAGGTACTGCTGAAGCTAAAAAGATTGAAGCACAGGGTCAAGCAGATAAAATCCGTATAGAGGCTGAAGCACAAGCTAAAGCTAACAAACTTATAAGCGATTCACTATCTGAAAAGCTATTGGTGCTTAAACAGATCCAAGTACAGGGTAAATTTAACGAAGCACTTAAAACAAACAAAGATGCAAAAATATTCTTAACACCTGGTGGTGCGGTGCCAAATATTTGGCTTGACAGCAAAGATAAGCAGAGAAGCTCTTCAGTAGGAAATTAA
- the purF gene encoding amidophosphoribosyltransferase, protein MERALNEKCAVVGVFNVKGAAQIAYFGLFALQHRGQEAAGICSNKDGKFHLIKDRGLVTRVFSEKKIKKLKGDMAIGHTRYSTAGDDSILDAQPVYARYDLGEIAIVHNGNLTNAKEVRDQLIKRGAIFQTFMDTENMIHLIAKSEKERLLDRITDALHKVEGAYSFVIQSRNKMYAVRDRFGFRPLSLARLGDGYMVASETCAFDLVGAEFIRDIQPGEMVIFEKGKAPRSIQVFEPNPHKCIFEYIYFARPDSVVYGKNVYSLRKKMGQELAKELPVEADMVVPVPDSGVAAALGYSQESGIPFELGIMRNHYVGRTFIEPTQELRNLKVKMKLSPIREVIEGKKLIVIDDSIVRGTTSKQIVSMLKEAGAAEVHMRISSPPTTDPCYYGVDTPEKEKLISARMTTEEICDYIGADSLAYISIDGLMRAVGDDKNYCKACFDGNYVV, encoded by the coding sequence ATGGAAAGAGCATTAAATGAAAAGTGTGCTGTAGTTGGTGTTTTTAATGTTAAAGGTGCGGCTCAGATCGCCTATTTTGGACTTTTTGCACTTCAGCACAGAGGTCAAGAAGCAGCCGGAATTTGTTCTAACAAAGATGGAAAATTTCATCTTATAAAAGATCGTGGGCTTGTTACACGTGTTTTTAGTGAAAAGAAGATTAAAAAATTAAAAGGTGATATGGCAATAGGTCATACAAGGTACTCTACTGCCGGAGATGACTCAATTCTTGATGCCCAACCTGTTTATGCACGTTATGATTTAGGTGAAATAGCCATTGTTCATAACGGTAATCTTACAAATGCAAAAGAGGTTAGAGATCAATTGATCAAACGTGGAGCTATTTTCCAGACATTTATGGATACGGAAAATATGATCCACTTAATAGCTAAAAGTGAAAAAGAGCGTTTACTTGATAGAATTACAGATGCTCTTCATAAAGTTGAGGGGGCTTACTCTTTTGTAATTCAAAGCCGTAATAAAATGTATGCGGTACGTGATAGATTTGGATTTAGACCTTTAAGTCTTGCTAGGCTTGGTGATGGATATATGGTTGCAAGTGAAACTTGTGCTTTTGATCTTGTAGGCGCTGAGTTTATTAGAGATATTCAACCTGGTGAAATGGTTATATTTGAAAAGGGTAAAGCACCAAGGTCTATTCAGGTATTTGAACCAAATCCTCATAAGTGTATTTTTGAGTATATCTATTTTGCTCGTCCTGACAGTGTGGTTTATGGTAAAAATGTTTACTCTTTGCGTAAGAAAATGGGGCAAGAGCTTGCAAAAGAGCTTCCTGTAGAGGCAGATATGGTTGTACCTGTACCAGACAGTGGTGTTGCAGCTGCGCTTGGTTACTCGCAAGAGAGTGGCATTCCATTTGAGCTTGGGATTATGAGAAACCACTATGTAGGTAGAACATTTATTGAACCTACACAGGAGCTTAGAAATTTAAAAGTAAAGATGAAACTAAGCCCAATTCGTGAAGTTATCGAAGGTAAAAAACTTATTGTTATTGATGACTCTATTGTACGAGGTACAACTAGTAAGCAGATAGTATCAATGCTTAAAGAGGCAGGTGCTGCTGAAGTTCATATGCGTATATCTTCTCCTCCTACAACAGATCCTTGCTATTATGGTGTAGATACACCTGAAAAAGAGAAATTAATTAGTGCACGTATGACAACAGAAGAGATTTGCGACTATATTGGGGCTGATTCATTAGCATATATCTCAATTGATGGATTAATGCGTGCTGTAGGTGATGATAAAAACTACTGTAAAGCTTGTTTTGACGGAAATTATGTAGTGTAA
- a CDS encoding DUF2393 family protein yields MAEFIRSYLFYVFHSLTKYDIVAIGWVIFLAVLLLVLAAFIKRHSLQYFILFLSILLLFFGPVGTKLVLDNYLRKADITINKVKALKYSNSVIVTGTITNSSRLPFKKCDIALLFTKPSNNNIMKKVTNTLKPLHTFVWDMNTTLEKKETKQFKIIVDSFKIKDFNLTVQPRCYP; encoded by the coding sequence ATGGCTGAATTTATTAGAAGTTATCTCTTCTATGTATTTCATTCACTAACAAAATATGACATAGTTGCTATTGGCTGGGTCATATTTTTAGCTGTTTTACTGCTTGTTTTAGCAGCTTTTATAAAAAGGCATAGCTTACAGTATTTTATTTTATTTCTCTCAATTTTACTACTATTTTTTGGTCCAGTCGGAACAAAGTTGGTACTTGACAACTACTTGAGAAAAGCTGATATAACTATAAATAAAGTTAAAGCATTAAAATACAGTAATTCAGTAATAGTTACAGGTACTATAACAAATAGTAGCCGTCTTCCTTTTAAAAAATGTGATATTGCTCTTTTATTTACAAAACCATCTAATAATAATATAATGAAAAAAGTAACAAATACTTTGAAACCATTACATACTTTTGTATGGGATATGAATACAACACTAGAGAAGAAAGAGACTAAACAATTTAAAATAATAGTCGATTCATTTAAAATAAAAGATTTTAATCTTACAGTTCAACCAAGGTGCTATCCATGA